In one Neobacillus sp. WH10 genomic region, the following are encoded:
- the hisIE gene encoding bifunctional phosphoribosyl-AMP cyclohydrolase/phosphoribosyl-ATP diphosphatase HisIE: MNVRFDEKGLVPAIIQDAGTKEVLTLAYMNEESLAKTIETGETWFYSRSRQELWHKGATSGNTQTVVSMSYDCDKDALLVLVYPKGPACHTGAVSCFSERVMEGNSNLGDYQILQSLEKVIINREKERPEGAYTTYLFEKGIDKILKKVGEETAEVIIAAKNRDHEELKWEAADLLYHLQVLLVEQGLSFKEVLRTLEERHKDRS; encoded by the coding sequence ATGAACGTTCGATTTGATGAAAAGGGGCTTGTTCCTGCCATTATTCAGGATGCAGGAACAAAAGAAGTGTTAACACTTGCCTATATGAATGAGGAATCACTGGCAAAAACGATTGAAACTGGGGAAACGTGGTTCTACAGCCGCTCACGTCAGGAATTGTGGCATAAAGGAGCGACAAGCGGTAATACGCAGACGGTCGTCAGCATGAGCTATGATTGCGACAAAGATGCATTATTGGTGCTTGTTTATCCAAAAGGGCCTGCCTGTCATACTGGAGCAGTAAGCTGTTTTTCAGAACGTGTTATGGAAGGTAATTCTAACTTGGGAGACTATCAGATCTTACAATCGCTTGAAAAAGTGATTATCAATCGTGAGAAGGAGCGACCGGAGGGTGCTTATACAACTTACCTTTTTGAAAAAGGCATAGATAAGATTTTGAAAAAAGTTGGTGAAGAAACCGCCGAGGTGATTATTGCAGCTAAAAACCGCGACCATGAGGAACTAAAATGGGAAGCGGCAGATTTGCTTTATCACTTGCAAGTGCTGTTAGTCGAACAAGGACTTTCATTCAAAGAGGTTTTGCGTACACTAGAAGAAAGACACAAAGACCGGTCCTAA
- the hisF gene encoding imidazole glycerol phosphate synthase subunit HisF produces MTLTKRIIPCLDVKDGRVVKGIQFVQLRDAGDPVELARFYDEQGADELVFLDISASVEGRKTMIEVVKAVASELAIPFTVGGGINSLEDMKKILRAGADKVSLNTAAVLNPDLILDGAGYFGSQCIVVAIDAKFDPELGTWRVYTHGGRKPTEKKAVEWAMEAANLGAGEILLTSMDSDGEKNGFDLDLTQAVSEAVAIPVIASGGAGNAQHFEAAFLAGKADAALAASIFHYKETSVHEVKSYLREKGVSIR; encoded by the coding sequence ATGACATTAACAAAGCGAATTATTCCCTGCCTGGATGTGAAGGACGGACGGGTAGTGAAGGGTATTCAATTTGTTCAGCTTCGTGATGCAGGTGACCCTGTTGAACTTGCACGTTTTTACGATGAACAAGGGGCAGATGAGCTGGTGTTCCTTGATATTTCTGCCTCAGTGGAGGGCAGAAAAACGATGATTGAAGTCGTGAAGGCTGTGGCCTCTGAACTAGCTATCCCGTTTACAGTTGGTGGTGGCATCAATTCACTAGAGGACATGAAGAAAATCCTCCGGGCAGGTGCTGATAAGGTGTCACTGAATACCGCTGCTGTCTTGAACCCAGATTTGATCCTTGATGGTGCTGGGTACTTTGGTTCCCAATGTATCGTTGTTGCAATTGATGCCAAATTTGATCCGGAACTTGGAACATGGCGCGTTTATACGCATGGCGGCAGAAAACCTACAGAAAAAAAAGCTGTAGAATGGGCGATGGAAGCGGCTAACCTTGGTGCCGGAGAAATTTTATTAACCAGCATGGATTCCGACGGAGAGAAAAACGGGTTTGACCTTGACTTGACTCAGGCGGTTAGCGAAGCTGTTGCTATTCCGGTAATTGCTTCAGGTGGCGCTGGGAATGCCCAACATTTTGAAGCTGCATTTTTAGCAGGAAAAGCCGATGCTGCCCTTGCAGCCTCGATTTTTCATTATAAAGAAACCAGTGTACATGAAGTAAAAAGTTATTTGCGGGAAAAAGGAGTGAGCATACGATGA
- the hisA gene encoding 1-(5-phosphoribosyl)-5-[(5-phosphoribosylamino)methylideneamino]imidazole-4-carboxamide isomerase, with protein sequence MSFTIYPAIDMRGGNCVRLLQGDYEKETIYGDSPFNMAQSFAAAGAEWIHMVDLDGAKDGKRVNDRFVIEAAQKLSNVNIQIGGGIRSEEDILHYLENGIDRVIIGSIAVAKPEFAIEMIRKYRGKIAVGIDAKNGFVATHGWLDTSKLKAVELGKRFADAGAETFIFTDIATDGTLAGPNITAVCEMAEVTGKNVIASGGVSSLADLKALSAAEGISGAIVGKALYENRFTLKEALEEVEHK encoded by the coding sequence ATGAGCTTCACTATTTATCCGGCGATTGATATGCGGGGCGGCAATTGCGTCCGCCTTCTCCAAGGGGATTATGAAAAAGAAACAATCTACGGGGATTCACCGTTTAATATGGCTCAAAGCTTTGCTGCGGCAGGCGCCGAATGGATTCACATGGTCGACCTTGATGGGGCAAAGGATGGTAAGCGGGTAAATGACCGATTTGTGATTGAGGCCGCCCAAAAGCTAAGCAACGTAAATATTCAAATTGGCGGCGGCATTCGTTCGGAGGAAGATATCCTCCACTATTTAGAAAATGGTATCGATCGTGTGATTATTGGAAGTATTGCTGTTGCCAAGCCCGAGTTTGCGATTGAGATGATTAGAAAATACAGGGGAAAAATCGCTGTTGGGATTGATGCGAAAAACGGCTTTGTTGCAACACACGGCTGGCTTGATACCTCAAAGCTAAAGGCGGTTGAACTTGGTAAACGTTTTGCGGATGCGGGAGCAGAAACATTTATTTTTACCGATATTGCCACTGATGGAACGCTTGCAGGTCCAAATATTACAGCTGTTTGTGAAATGGCCGAAGTGACTGGAAAAAATGTCATCGCATCCGGGGGAGTAAGCAGTTTAGCCGACTTAAAAGCTTTATCGGCCGCTGAAGGTATTAGTGGAGCAATTGTTGGAAAAGCACTATATGAAAATAGGTTTACCTTGAAGGAAGCATTGGAAGAGGTGGAACACAAATGA
- the hisH gene encoding imidazole glycerol phosphate synthase subunit HisH: MIGIVDYGMGNLFSVSKALERLNADYFISADNNKLLQADALILPGVGSFRDAMERLPAETIKKFAATGKPLLGICLGMQLLFEESEENGPTEGLGLLPGRVRRFPGRTQQGESYKVPHMGWNRLEFVKASPLLKNLTEDYVYFVHSYYVGAENSDVLLAKTDYHEQISAVVGKDNVLGMQFHPEKSSRLGMALLNNFLQMVEERKAVQ; encoded by the coding sequence GTGATTGGGATCGTCGACTACGGTATGGGAAATCTATTCAGCGTGAGTAAGGCGCTCGAACGTTTAAACGCCGATTATTTCATTTCAGCTGATAACAATAAGTTACTTCAAGCAGATGCATTGATTCTCCCTGGGGTAGGCTCCTTTCGTGATGCAATGGAACGCTTGCCGGCAGAAACGATAAAGAAATTTGCAGCTACAGGAAAACCACTGCTCGGTATTTGTCTTGGCATGCAGCTGCTTTTTGAAGAAAGCGAGGAAAATGGTCCTACCGAGGGATTAGGATTATTGCCAGGAAGGGTTCGCCGTTTTCCGGGGCGAACCCAGCAGGGGGAATCCTACAAAGTTCCACACATGGGCTGGAACCGACTGGAGTTTGTCAAAGCTTCGCCTTTATTGAAAAATCTCACCGAGGATTACGTCTATTTTGTTCATTCCTACTATGTGGGTGCAGAAAACTCCGATGTACTCCTTGCGAAAACAGACTACCATGAACAAATTTCAGCTGTAGTCGGTAAAGACAATGTCCTAGGGATGCAATTTCACCCTGAAAAAAGCAGCAGGCTTGGGATGGCTCTTCTAAATAACTTTTTACAAATGGTAGAGGAAAGGAAGGCGGTACAATGA
- the hisB gene encoding imidazoleglycerol-phosphate dehydratase HisB yields MDRTVSIERNTNETKIQLSLAIDGEGQSQLETGVPFLSHMLDLFTKHGQFNLAVNAQGDIEVDDHHTTEDIGICLGQALRDALGDKRGIKRYGNAFVPMDEALAQVVVDLSNRPHLEMRAEFPGQKVGTFDTELVHEFLWKLALEARMNLHVIVHYGKNTHHMIEAVFKALGRALDEATTIDPRIKGIPSTKGML; encoded by the coding sequence ATGGATAGAACGGTAAGCATTGAACGGAATACAAATGAAACAAAAATCCAACTATCGTTAGCAATTGACGGGGAGGGCCAGTCCCAGCTTGAAACAGGTGTGCCTTTCCTAAGTCATATGCTCGATTTATTCACGAAACATGGCCAATTCAATCTTGCTGTGAATGCCCAAGGTGATATCGAAGTCGATGATCACCATACAACCGAGGATATTGGTATTTGTTTAGGCCAGGCGCTTCGTGATGCACTCGGTGACAAGCGTGGAATTAAGCGTTATGGGAATGCGTTTGTGCCGATGGATGAAGCCTTAGCGCAGGTAGTGGTCGACCTCAGCAACCGCCCGCATCTTGAAATGCGGGCAGAATTCCCTGGTCAAAAGGTAGGAACCTTTGATACCGAGCTCGTGCACGAATTCCTCTGGAAGCTTGCATTAGAGGCACGGATGAATCTCCATGTCATTGTTCACTATGGAAAAAATACACACCACATGATTGAAGCGGTGTTTAAAGCTTTAGGACGGGCACTTGACGAAGCAACAACAATTGACCCGCGTATCAAAGGTATCCCATCAACAAAAGGAATGCTTTAG
- the hisD gene encoding histidinol dehydrogenase gives MKILKVNELVSIKRSIEAGTSEQQAIVKKIITEIRGRGDEALREITEKFDRVNLSTFSVTEKEIENAYAEVEEQLITIIREAAENIRSFHEKQLRPSWMTAQENGTILGQKITPIDSVGVYVPGGTAAYPSSVLMNVIPARVAGVKRIVMVSPPDSDGKLPAAVLVAAKEAGVKEIYKIGGAQAIAALAYGTESIAAVDKITGPGNIFVALAKREVFGDVDIDMIAGPSEIAVLADETARADEVAADLLSQAEHDPRACSVLVTPSLRLAEKVAAEVETQLALLPRREIASPSIRDFGAIYVTTDLDEAVETVNQLAPEHLEIITENAMELLGKIRHAGAIFVGRYSSEPVGDYFAGPNHVLPTNGTARFSSPLNVDDFQKKSSVIVYSEGALRENGAKIAAFARKEGLEAHARAVEIRLKNDK, from the coding sequence ATGAAAATTTTAAAAGTAAATGAGCTGGTTTCAATCAAACGCTCAATAGAAGCGGGCACCTCCGAGCAGCAGGCCATTGTGAAAAAAATTATTACTGAAATCCGGGGGCGCGGTGACGAGGCGTTAAGAGAGATTACGGAAAAATTCGACCGCGTCAATCTTTCTACTTTTTCCGTTACAGAAAAAGAAATTGAGAACGCCTATGCTGAAGTGGAAGAACAATTGATTACGATTATCCGTGAAGCTGCAGAAAATATCCGCTCCTTTCATGAAAAGCAGCTTCGGCCATCATGGATGACGGCGCAAGAGAATGGCACGATTCTTGGTCAAAAAATAACCCCAATAGATTCGGTTGGTGTGTATGTGCCAGGCGGAACGGCGGCATATCCGTCATCAGTTTTAATGAACGTGATCCCGGCGAGAGTGGCAGGTGTCAAGCGGATCGTGATGGTGTCGCCGCCTGACAGTGATGGGAAATTGCCTGCGGCAGTCCTCGTTGCAGCAAAAGAAGCAGGTGTTAAAGAAATCTATAAAATTGGCGGGGCACAGGCGATTGCCGCGCTTGCTTATGGGACAGAATCGATTGCTGCTGTTGATAAAATTACCGGCCCAGGAAATATTTTTGTGGCATTGGCGAAACGGGAAGTATTTGGCGATGTCGATATTGATATGATTGCTGGACCGAGCGAGATTGCAGTTTTAGCAGATGAAACAGCAAGAGCAGACGAGGTTGCCGCTGACCTGCTATCACAGGCCGAGCATGACCCGAGAGCCTGCAGTGTCTTGGTTACCCCGTCATTGAGATTGGCGGAAAAGGTGGCAGCGGAAGTCGAAACGCAGTTGGCGTTGCTGCCACGGCGAGAAATTGCTTCACCTTCGATTAGGGATTTTGGAGCCATCTATGTAACTACTGATCTTGATGAAGCGGTTGAAACGGTGAACCAGTTAGCACCGGAACATCTTGAAATCATTACGGAAAATGCAATGGAGCTTCTCGGTAAAATTCGTCACGCCGGAGCAATTTTTGTTGGCCGTTATAGTTCAGAGCCTGTTGGCGATTATTTTGCCGGCCCGAATCATGTGCTGCCAACAAACGGCACAGCGCGGTTCTCTAGCCCTCTGAACGTGGACGATTTTCAAAAGAAATCTAGCGTGATTGTCTACAGCGAAGGAGCGTTAAGGGAAAATGGCGCAAAAATCGCCGCATTTGCCCGTAAGGAAGGGCTAGAGGCACACGCACGGGCGGTGGAAATAAGACTTAAAAACGATAAATAG
- the hisG gene encoding ATP phosphoribosyltransferase, which yields MSNILTIAMPKGRIFEEAVELLRKAGYKLPPEFDDSRKLIIDVAEEGLRFILAKPMDVATYVEHGVADVGIAGKDVLLEEERDVYELLDLKISYCYLAVAGLPDTKMNEIAPRIATKYPNVAEAYFREQGEQVEIIKLNGSIELAPLIGLSDRIVDIVSTGRTLKENGLVEYERIIGVTSRFIVNPVSYRIKDKQIDEMVTRLSEVV from the coding sequence ATGAGTAACATCCTAACGATTGCCATGCCAAAGGGACGAATTTTTGAAGAAGCTGTTGAATTACTTCGAAAAGCAGGCTATAAGCTTCCGCCGGAATTTGATGATTCGCGAAAATTAATTATTGACGTTGCCGAAGAGGGCTTGCGATTCATTTTAGCAAAGCCGATGGATGTTGCTACATATGTTGAGCATGGTGTGGCCGATGTCGGAATTGCCGGAAAGGACGTTTTGCTTGAGGAGGAGCGCGATGTATACGAACTCCTTGATCTTAAAATCAGCTATTGCTATTTAGCTGTTGCCGGTCTTCCGGATACAAAAATGAACGAGATCGCTCCAAGAATTGCGACAAAATATCCGAACGTTGCCGAAGCTTATTTCCGCGAGCAAGGCGAACAGGTTGAAATCATTAAATTAAACGGGTCTATTGAGCTGGCCCCGTTAATTGGCTTATCCGACCGGATTGTTGATATTGTGTCAACTGGGCGGACCTTGAAGGAAAACGGGCTTGTCGAATATGAAAGAATTATCGGCGTAACATCGCGGTTCATTGTGAATCCAGTTAGTTATCGCATAAAAGACAAACAGATAGATGAAATGGTGACACGTCTTAGTGAAGTAGTTTAA
- a CDS encoding ATP phosphoribosyltransferase regulatory subunit: MSRLFMFEKPLGMRDTLPELYEKKHRVRTAMADTMKLWGYQFIETPALEYYETVGAASAIVDQQLFKLLDKEGHTLVLRPDMTTPIARVAASKLLDEDLPVRLAYSANVFRAQQREGGRPAEFEQIGIECLNEDTVSCDGEVIALLISTLKQAGLTEFQVSIGHAGFAQELFVQILGTNSRANELRKFLYEKNYVGYREHVNSLQLSSIDKQRLLQLLQLRGGEEVIGKALDIIENDKGKHAIIELKELRDVVEDYGVEEFVKFDFTIVSHMSYYSGILFEAYAGNVGFPIGNGGRYSLIEKFGKKASATGFAVRIDMLLEALGDFQLDNKTHCIFFSQERRKEAFRLADEMHEQGKKVVLQDITGVKNLDAFTKRFAETTYLIGGHVDE, encoded by the coding sequence TTGAGTCGCTTATTTATGTTTGAAAAGCCTTTAGGAATGCGCGATACGCTGCCGGAGTTATATGAAAAGAAACATCGTGTTCGAACAGCAATGGCGGATACGATGAAACTTTGGGGCTACCAATTTATTGAAACCCCGGCACTTGAATACTATGAAACCGTTGGAGCTGCGTCAGCGATTGTTGACCAGCAACTTTTTAAATTACTCGACAAAGAGGGTCATACCCTGGTGCTCAGACCTGACATGACCACGCCAATCGCCCGGGTAGCTGCTTCAAAGCTATTAGATGAGGATCTTCCCGTGAGATTAGCTTACTCCGCCAATGTTTTCCGAGCTCAGCAGCGTGAAGGCGGCCGCCCGGCAGAGTTTGAGCAAATTGGTATCGAATGTTTGAATGAAGATACCGTTTCATGCGATGGCGAAGTCATAGCTTTGTTGATTTCTACTTTAAAACAAGCAGGACTCACCGAATTCCAAGTGTCGATTGGACATGCTGGCTTTGCCCAGGAACTTTTTGTACAAATTCTCGGAACAAATAGCCGGGCAAATGAATTACGTAAATTTTTGTATGAAAAAAATTATGTTGGCTACCGTGAGCATGTAAATTCACTACAGCTATCATCGATAGATAAACAAAGGCTCCTACAGCTCCTACAATTAAGAGGCGGTGAAGAAGTCATCGGAAAAGCCCTCGACATTATCGAAAATGACAAAGGCAAGCATGCGATCATTGAGCTGAAAGAGCTTCGGGATGTTGTTGAGGATTATGGTGTAGAGGAGTTTGTGAAATTTGATTTTACCATCGTAAGCCATATGAGCTATTATTCCGGCATTTTATTTGAAGCTTATGCCGGGAATGTAGGCTTTCCAATCGGGAATGGCGGCCGCTATAGTTTAATAGAGAAGTTTGGAAAAAAAGCTAGTGCCACCGGATTTGCGGTTCGGATTGACATGCTGCTTGAGGCGCTGGGGGACTTCCAGCTTGATAATAAAACTCACTGCATTTTTTTCAGTCAGGAGCGGCGAAAGGAAGCTTTTCGCTTGGCTGATGAAATGCACGAGCAGGGAAAAAAGGTCGTGCTCCAGGATATTACTGGTGTGAAAAACCTTGATGCTTTTACAAAAAGGTTTGCTGAAACTACGTATTTAATCGGAGGACATGTTGATGAGTAA
- a CDS encoding acyltransferase → MRNTTRYPVAGANSLWHVYKTVPFWKVVKNFIVIQMARYTPFLGMKNWLYRTFLKMKVGEQTSFALMVMLDVMFPEKISVGRNTVIGYNTTILAHEYLIKEYRLGSVVIGSEVMIGANSTILPGVTIGDGAIVSAGTLVHKDVPSGAFVGGNPMRVIYTKEEMEKRWADDPIYGRE, encoded by the coding sequence ATGAGGAATACGACCCGTTACCCGGTCGCTGGAGCCAACTCCTTATGGCACGTCTACAAGACCGTGCCTTTTTGGAAGGTTGTTAAAAATTTTATTGTGATTCAAATGGCGCGTTACACGCCATTTTTAGGGATGAAGAATTGGCTTTATCGTACTTTCCTTAAGATGAAGGTCGGAGAGCAAACATCCTTCGCCTTAATGGTCATGCTGGATGTCATGTTTCCGGAAAAAATCAGCGTTGGCCGTAACACGGTCATTGGTTACAACACGACCATCCTTGCCCATGAGTATTTGATTAAAGAATACCGCCTTGGGTCGGTTGTGATTGGCAGTGAAGTGATGATTGGTGCCAATTCCACGATCCTTCCGGGCGTCACTATTGGCGATGGAGCGATTGTATCGGCAGGGACACTAGTCCATAAGGATGTTCCTTCGGGTGCGTTCGTCGGAGGCAACCCGATGCGTGTGATTTATACGAAGGAAGAAATGGAAAAACGCTGGGCGGATGACCCGATATATGGTAGGGAATAA
- the ppaX gene encoding pyrophosphatase PpaX, producing MNNKITTVLFDLDGTLIDTNELIITTYLHTLEKYFPGKYSREDVLPFMGPTLHEAFSSVDPDRVEEMIMEYRTFNLANHDALVKEFEGVFDTVQTLYEKGYKLGIVTTKRHDTALKGLRLTNLDQFFEVIVALDHVKKVKPDPEPILNALEQLDAKPSETIMVGDNYHDILAGKNAGTKAAGVSWSIKGRDYIAKYEPDYILDHMHDLLKILGE from the coding sequence ATGAACAATAAAATTACGACAGTTCTATTTGATTTAGATGGGACGTTAATCGATACAAATGAATTAATTATTACAACTTATTTGCATACGCTTGAAAAATATTTTCCTGGCAAGTATAGCCGTGAGGATGTTTTGCCGTTTATGGGTCCGACCCTTCATGAAGCATTTAGTTCGGTTGATCCGGATCGTGTTGAGGAGATGATAATGGAATATCGTACATTTAATCTCGCAAACCATGATGCACTTGTGAAAGAATTTGAAGGTGTGTTTGATACAGTTCAAACCTTATACGAAAAAGGCTACAAACTCGGAATTGTCACCACGAAACGTCACGATACCGCCTTAAAGGGGTTACGCCTGACGAACCTTGATCAATTTTTCGAGGTGATTGTTGCACTAGATCATGTTAAAAAAGTAAAACCTGATCCCGAACCTATTTTAAATGCGCTAGAGCAGTTAGATGCTAAACCTTCGGAAACAATCATGGTCGGCGATAATTACCATGATATTTTAGCAGGGAAAAATGCCGGCACAAAAGCGGCTGGCGTCTCATGGTCAATCAAAGGCAGAGACTACATTGCAAAATACGAACCGGACTACATCCTTGATCACATGCATGACTTATTAAAAATCCTCGGAGAGTGA
- a CDS encoding nucleoside recognition domain-containing protein: protein MLLSSSKKGLLVGFKTTWTLGKIIFPVTLIVAVLQYTPVLPWVIEMISPLMKLLGLSGDAAIPLVLGNFLNLYAAIGAILTLDFSVKEVFILAVMLSFSHNLFIESGVALKAGVKLWVVLVTRPGLALLSAVVINLVWHGGGETAKYGLIQQSTSQTDGVAEILLEAIQKASLGILQLAMIVIPLMIVIQILKDLQWLNKFSKTMSPITKTLGMKENTSTTMAAGLLFGLAYGAGVMIQAVKEDGVSKKDITLAFIFLMACHAVVEDTLIFVPLGIPVLPLLLIRLGVAILLTLLVGTIWKRSGLVKRKDASYEQ from the coding sequence ATGCTATTAAGCTCATCGAAAAAGGGATTATTGGTTGGTTTTAAAACGACATGGACTCTAGGGAAAATTATTTTTCCGGTTACACTGATTGTGGCAGTGCTCCAATATACACCAGTTTTGCCATGGGTCATAGAAATGATTTCCCCGTTAATGAAGCTTCTGGGATTGTCCGGGGATGCCGCTATACCGCTTGTACTAGGGAATTTCCTTAACCTCTATGCAGCCATTGGTGCGATTCTCACGCTTGATTTTTCGGTAAAAGAAGTGTTTATTTTGGCAGTGATGCTGTCCTTTTCACATAATTTATTCATCGAATCAGGCGTGGCGTTGAAAGCCGGCGTGAAGCTGTGGGTCGTTCTAGTCACAAGGCCGGGGCTCGCCCTCCTCTCTGCAGTCGTAATTAATCTTGTTTGGCATGGGGGCGGTGAGACTGCAAAGTATGGCTTGATCCAGCAGAGCACGTCACAGACCGATGGTGTTGCTGAGATTTTGCTTGAGGCGATTCAAAAAGCAAGCCTTGGTATTTTACAGCTGGCGATGATTGTCATCCCGCTCATGATTGTGATTCAAATTTTAAAAGACTTACAATGGTTAAATAAATTTTCCAAAACGATGTCTCCGATCACGAAAACGCTTGGCATGAAGGAAAATACCTCAACGACGATGGCTGCCGGGTTATTATTTGGCCTGGCATATGGTGCAGGTGTGATGATCCAGGCCGTGAAAGAAGATGGAGTCAGTAAAAAGGATATTACGCTGGCATTTATTTTTCTAATGGCATGCCATGCGGTTGTTGAGGATACATTAATCTTTGTCCCGCTAGGCATCCCGGTGCTGCCGCTGCTTTTAATCCGTCTGGGTGTTGCAATTTTGTTAACTTTATTGGTCGGTACGATTTGGAAACGCTCGGGGTTAGTAAAAAGAAAGGATGCATCCTATGAACAATAA
- the lgt gene encoding prolipoprotein diacylglyceryl transferase, whose product MNETIQPLNPIAFSLGPIEVHWYGIIIGSGLALALFLAIREGNRRGLPKDTFADLMLWAIPIAIISARIYYVIFEWDYYANHLSEIPKIWNGGIAIHGALIGSVITTIIFAKKRGLSFWKIADIAAPSIILGQGIGRWGNFMNQEAHGGEVTRSFLENLHLPDFIINQMYINGTYYHPTFLYESIWDLIGFFLLILLRRVNLRRGEMFLSYVIWYSVGRFYVEGLRTDSLMLGSLRMAQTISIVLIVVSVGIILYRRTKQNTIERYLDQSN is encoded by the coding sequence ATGAACGAAACGATTCAGCCGCTTAACCCAATTGCCTTTTCACTTGGCCCGATTGAAGTACACTGGTATGGGATTATTATTGGCTCAGGCCTGGCACTTGCGCTGTTTCTAGCGATAAGGGAAGGCAATCGAAGGGGACTGCCGAAGGACACGTTTGCCGATTTGATGCTGTGGGCGATTCCGATCGCAATTATTTCGGCACGGATTTATTATGTGATTTTTGAATGGGATTATTATGCCAATCATCTGTCCGAGATTCCGAAAATATGGAACGGTGGGATTGCAATTCACGGGGCCTTGATCGGGTCAGTTATTACGACGATTATTTTTGCCAAAAAACGAGGTCTTTCCTTTTGGAAAATTGCTGACATTGCTGCGCCAAGTATTATTCTCGGACAGGGAATCGGCCGCTGGGGAAATTTTATGAATCAAGAAGCCCATGGTGGTGAAGTGACAAGGTCGTTCCTTGAAAACCTGCATTTACCGGACTTTATTATCAATCAAATGTATATTAATGGAACGTATTACCATCCAACATTTTTATATGAATCCATCTGGGACTTGATCGGCTTTTTCCTATTAATTTTGCTGCGACGCGTGAATCTTCGCCGCGGTGAGATGTTTCTTTCCTACGTCATTTGGTATTCTGTCGGCCGCTTTTATGTGGAAGGTCTGCGGACAGATAGTCTAATGCTTGGCAGCCTGCGGATGGCGCAAACGATTTCGATTGTCTTGATTGTTGTATCAGTTGGGATTATTCTCTATCGACGAACTAAACAGAATACAATAGAGCGCTATTTAGACCAAAGTAATTAA
- the hprK gene encoding HPr(Ser) kinase/phosphatase, with the protein MPKVRTKDILEKFKLELVSGEEGINRPITTSDISRPGIEMAGYFEFYPAERIQLLGKTELSFFEELPEGERASRMERLCTDITPAIIVTRDIEVPIELIEASERESVPVLRTSMKTTRFSSRLTNYLESKLAPTTAVHGVLVDVYGIGVLITGKSGVGKSETALELVKRGHRLVADDCVEIRQEDQDTLVGTSPDLIEHLLEIRGLGIINVMTLFGAGAVRSNKRITLIMDLEIWDSKKQYDRLGLDEEKMKIIDTEVTKLTVPVRPGRNLAVIIEVAAMNFRLKRMGVNAAQQFTERLSDVIEDGEHEDI; encoded by the coding sequence TTGCCAAAAGTACGTACCAAAGATATATTGGAGAAATTTAAGCTTGAATTGGTCAGCGGTGAAGAAGGAATTAACCGCCCCATCACCACAAGTGATATATCCCGGCCGGGAATTGAAATGGCTGGTTATTTTGAATTTTATCCTGCGGAACGAATTCAACTATTAGGAAAAACTGAACTGTCCTTTTTTGAGGAACTGCCTGAAGGGGAACGCGCTTCTCGAATGGAACGGTTATGTACCGACATCACCCCGGCAATCATTGTCACAAGGGATATTGAAGTTCCAATTGAACTAATAGAAGCATCGGAACGTGAATCAGTGCCTGTTCTTCGGACAAGCATGAAGACCACCCGTTTTTCAAGCCGTCTAACCAATTATTTAGAGAGTAAGCTGGCACCGACAACGGCAGTCCACGGCGTATTGGTGGACGTATATGGAATCGGTGTGTTAATTACCGGAAAAAGCGGTGTCGGTAAAAGTGAAACGGCGCTGGAGCTCGTCAAACGCGGCCATCGTCTTGTTGCCGATGATTGCGTAGAAATCCGTCAGGAAGACCAGGATACGTTAGTTGGTACTTCACCGGATTTAATTGAACATTTATTAGAAATTCGCGGCCTGGGGATTATCAACGTGATGACATTGTTTGGTGCTGGTGCGGTCCGCAGCAATAAGCGGATCACGCTGATCATGGATTTAGAAATCTGGGATTCTAAAAAGCAATATGACCGCCTTGGTTTAGATGAGGAGAAAATGAAGATTATTGACACGGAGGTCACGAAACTGACCGTTCCCGTTCGCCCTGGACGGAACCTTGCTGTCATCATCGAAGTAGCAGCGATGAATTTCCGGTTAAAGCGTATGGGCGTGAATGCGGCACAGCAATTTACAGAGCGTCTTTCTGATGTGATTGAAGATGGGGAACATGAAGATATTTAA